The Paenibacillus uliginis N3/975 genome has a window encoding:
- the rnpM gene encoding RNase P modulator RnpM — protein MKQRKIPLRKCVACQEMMSKKQLIRVVKTPDDTVLIDLTGKKSGRGAYLCGKLSCFKLAHKNKALDRALKHHVQPEIYEQLAQDFIKVEDEFLAAKESADDE, from the coding sequence TTGAAACAGAGAAAGATACCGCTTCGTAAATGTGTGGCTTGTCAGGAAATGATGTCCAAGAAGCAGCTTATCCGTGTAGTAAAGACACCCGATGATACAGTGCTTATTGATCTGACTGGCAAGAAGTCGGGCAGGGGCGCTTATTTGTGCGGGAAATTGTCCTGCTTTAAGCTTGCACACAAAAACAAAGCGCTTGATCGTGCTTTAAAGCATCATGTTCAGCCTGAAATTTATGAGCAGCTGGCACAGGACTTCATTAAGGTAGAAGATGAATTCCTAGCCGCCAAGGAGAGTGCCGATGACGAATAG
- the infB gene encoding translation initiation factor IF-2, which yields MSKQENKDNKLRVYEYAKSLSMSSKEIITILKRLNVPVNNHMSVMENETVSKVEQFFKDIKSNAAAKRDGSETSRGDSRKPAVSGASSAVSAGSTQVNTPQQNNEGSRSGQNGSRNQGQRPSGQGQEQGQPKKQQEKQVGMNNRNQNTPNASGSQQRSQGSQDSRRTNNSGSSQGNQQNNRSRGPQGSGQQSGSRPQQGTGQGGARSQGGSQSQGSRSPQGGGQSQGSRSPQGGGQSQGSRSPQGGGQSQGSRSPQGGGQSQGGRSDSNRAGGNTGGYSNNNNAGNRGGNRTNNNNNNNRPGSKKFDDNRQGGFRNNRGGKNNRGRNQNQQPPREKIDNTPKKIIVRGNMTVGETAKLLHKDASEVIKKLIFLGVMATINQELDIDTILLLAGEFGVEVEVKIPVVEDRFETVEEVDDPADLHERPPVVTIMGHVDHGKTTLLDAIRSANVSSGEAGGITQHIGAYQVEINSKKITFLDTPGHEAFTAMRARGAQVTDMTIIVVAADDGVMPQTVEAINHAKAAGLPIIVAVNKIDKPEANPDKVKQELTEYELVPEEWGGDTIFVNVSAKQRMGLEDLLEMILLVAEVNEYKANPDKRARGTVIEAELDKGRGPVARILVQHGTLKVGDAFVAGNCFGRIRAMVNDKGRRLKEAGPSTPVEITGLTEVPGAGDPFMVFEDERKARSIADKRSITQRQSELNTNTRVTLDDLFQHIKDGEIKDLNVIIKGDVQGSVEALKGSLNKIEVEGVRVKIIHSGAGAITESDVILAAASNAIVIGFNVRPDTQAKQTAEQEKVDVRLHRVIYNVIEEIEQAMKGMLDPIYKESVIGHAEVRNTFKVSKVGTIAGCMVTSGKISRNAEMRLIRDGIVIHEGKIDSLKRYKDDAKDVAQGYECGITLESYSDVKEGDVIEAFIMETVER from the coding sequence TTGAGTAAACAGGAAAACAAAGACAATAAACTTCGTGTATATGAGTATGCTAAATCGTTGAGCATGAGCAGTAAGGAAATTATCACGATACTCAAGCGTCTGAACGTTCCAGTTAATAATCATATGAGTGTTATGGAAAACGAGACGGTATCCAAGGTGGAGCAGTTCTTTAAAGACATCAAGTCTAATGCTGCTGCTAAAAGGGACGGATCGGAAACATCACGGGGCGACAGCCGCAAGCCAGCAGTTTCTGGGGCTAGCAGTGCGGTTTCAGCTGGAAGCACTCAGGTAAACACTCCTCAACAAAATAACGAAGGCAGCCGCAGTGGGCAAAACGGCAGCCGGAATCAAGGTCAAAGACCATCTGGTCAAGGACAGGAACAAGGACAGCCTAAAAAACAACAGGAAAAGCAGGTAGGTATGAACAATAGAAATCAGAACACCCCAAATGCATCCGGCTCTCAACAGCGCTCTCAAGGTAGTCAGGATTCCCGGAGAACCAATAATTCCGGATCTTCCCAAGGAAACCAGCAAAACAACCGCAGCAGAGGCCCACAGGGCTCTGGTCAACAAAGCGGATCCCGTCCTCAGCAAGGAACAGGACAGGGTGGAGCACGCTCGCAAGGTGGAAGTCAGTCCCAAGGTTCACGTTCTCCTCAAGGTGGAGGTCAGTCCCAAGGTTCGCGTTCTCCTCAAGGTGGAGGTCAGTCCCAAGGTTCACGTTCTCCTCAAGGTGGAGGACAGTCTCAAGGCTCACGTTCCCCTCAAGGTGGAGGACAGTCTCAAGGAGGACGTTCCGACTCCAACCGTGCAGGCGGTAACACCGGCGGTTATTCCAACAATAACAACGCTGGAAACCGCGGTGGAAACAGAACCAACAATAATAACAACAACAACCGTCCAGGCTCCAAAAAATTTGACGACAACCGTCAAGGGGGCTTCCGTAACAATCGCGGAGGTAAGAATAACCGCGGTCGGAACCAGAACCAGCAGCCGCCTCGTGAGAAAATCGACAACACGCCGAAGAAAATTATCGTCCGTGGCAACATGACCGTCGGTGAAACGGCGAAGCTGCTTCATAAGGACGCTTCCGAGGTCATTAAGAAGCTGATTTTCCTCGGCGTGATGGCCACGATTAACCAGGAACTCGATATTGATACGATTCTGCTTCTGGCCGGCGAGTTCGGTGTTGAGGTAGAAGTGAAGATTCCGGTTGTGGAAGACCGCTTCGAAACGGTTGAAGAGGTTGATGATCCGGCGGATCTGCATGAACGTCCTCCGGTCGTTACGATTATGGGTCACGTCGACCATGGTAAAACGACACTTTTGGATGCTATTCGTTCAGCGAACGTATCCAGCGGCGAGGCTGGTGGTATTACCCAGCATATCGGTGCTTACCAGGTTGAAATTAACAGCAAGAAGATTACATTCTTGGATACACCAGGTCACGAAGCATTTACAGCTATGCGTGCCCGTGGTGCTCAAGTTACAGATATGACGATTATCGTAGTTGCGGCGGATGACGGCGTTATGCCTCAAACGGTTGAAGCCATCAACCACGCAAAGGCTGCGGGATTGCCAATTATCGTAGCAGTAAACAAGATTGATAAGCCTGAAGCGAATCCGGACAAAGTGAAACAGGAATTAACGGAGTATGAGCTTGTACCGGAAGAGTGGGGCGGAGACACAATCTTCGTTAACGTTTCGGCTAAACAGCGTATGGGTCTTGAGGATCTTCTTGAGATGATTCTGCTTGTAGCTGAAGTAAATGAGTACAAAGCGAACCCGGATAAGCGTGCCCGCGGTACCGTTATTGAAGCTGAACTGGATAAAGGCAGAGGTCCGGTGGCAAGGATTCTTGTACAACACGGTACACTTAAAGTCGGTGACGCCTTTGTTGCAGGTAACTGCTTCGGCCGTATCCGCGCTATGGTTAACGATAAGGGACGCCGTCTGAAAGAAGCCGGTCCTTCGACTCCTGTTGAAATTACAGGCTTGACCGAAGTTCCGGGAGCGGGAGATCCGTTTATGGTGTTTGAAGACGAGCGTAAAGCCCGTTCCATTGCCGATAAACGTTCCATCACACAGCGTCAATCCGAGTTGAACACAAATACACGTGTCACACTTGATGATTTGTTTCAACATATTAAAGATGGTGAAATTAAAGACCTTAACGTTATTATTAAAGGTGACGTGCAGGGTTCCGTTGAGGCGCTGAAAGGTTCCTTGAATAAAATCGAAGTGGAAGGCGTTCGCGTGAAAATCATTCACAGTGGCGCAGGCGCCATTACAGAGTCAGATGTTATTTTGGCTGCTGCTTCCAATGCCATCGTGATCGGCTTTAACGTGCGTCCGGATACTCAGGCTAAACAAACCGCTGAACAAGAAAAAGTGGATGTTCGCTTGCACCGGGTTATCTATAACGTGATTGAAGAGATTGAGCAAGCCATGAAAGGTATGCTGGATCCAATTTACAAGGAAAGTGTCATCGGCCATGCCGAAGTGCGTAACACCTTTAAAGTCAGCAAGGTGGGTACGATTGCAGGTTGTATGGTTACCTCCGGTAAAATATCGCGTAACGCCGAAATGCGCCTGATCCGTGACGGCATCGTTATTCATGAAGGTAAGATCGATTCACTCAAACGCTACAAAGATGATGCTAAAGATGTGGCGCAAGGTTATGAATGTGGCATTACCTTGGAAAGCTATAGTGACGTCAAAGAAGGAGACGTCATTGAAGCCTTTATCATGGAAACGGTAGAGCGCTAA
- a CDS encoding L7Ae/L30e/S12e/Gadd45 family ribosomal protein → MTNRALSHLGLAMRAGKVVTGDEIVLKVIRSSEAKMVILAGDASDNTKKKFRDKCGTYKIPLVIGFDRERLGTSVGKPQRVVLAVTDQGFAEMISKQVGIMSEVEYIE, encoded by the coding sequence ATGACGAATAGGGCGCTTTCTCATTTGGGTCTTGCCATGCGAGCAGGTAAAGTGGTTACCGGCGATGAGATCGTGCTCAAAGTAATCCGGTCTTCTGAAGCGAAAATGGTCATTCTGGCGGGTGACGCCTCAGATAATACAAAAAAAAAGTTCCGCGATAAATGCGGAACTTATAAAATCCCTCTGGTAATCGGATTTGACCGGGAAAGACTGGGCACAAGTGTAGGTAAACCGCAAAGGGTTGTGCTGGCAGTGACGGATCAAGGATTCGCAGAAATGATCTCCAAGCAAGTGGGGATAATGTCGGAGGTGGAGTATATTGAGTAA
- a CDS encoding PolC-type DNA polymerase III translates to MDTAEEKRKRFELLMKQGEVPAGLIEPYFLDGLIEQVEISRTSKEWTVTILKETLVPSEVYRTFCLRIQEKMNHIAKVKFVFRYQGTIRETDIVQEYWSLFLEWVHREIPSVNGWMARAKYEVEEGLLQLTMSDGMSLELARKKQIDEAITRFYSQYFALTLRVKLSVGDNGLAAYEEFEQKKREEEREVIQQIMTSLEVENDSDEEEGDIKLQVGYDIKDQPVPIQEIQDEEKKIAIQGTIFGLDRKELRNGSTLFMFNLTDFSDSLQMKMFAKTKDDLKVLNLLADGKWVKARGRVEFDRFMQIPELVMIPSDLTEVKAPPSRKDNAPVKRVEFHLHTTMSTMDAVTSIDKYIKTAADWGHKAIAVSDHGGIQCYPDADKHSRKNGIKMMYGVEANVVNDAVNVVEQAQPIELNSATYVVFDIETTGLSITRNNITELAAVKMHEGKEIDRYATFVNPHEKIPYHIQQLTNITDEMVKDAPDLEPVLKDFVEFVGDAVLVAHNARFDMGFIQASLKIAGMPTLENPYLDTLELARLLHPGMKNHRLNTLANKYKVLLESHHRAIDDTIALAGILNGLLADVDKMKGITMLNRLNDYVGNDLSNTRPFHCGIYALNPVGKKNLYKLVSMSHTEHFKKVPCIPKSKLESMRDGLLVLSGCEKGEFFETVLNKTEEEAEEIAQFYDVLEVQPLTMYMHLVDKGFVGSPDELKTAIGRVIRIGEKLNKPVIATGNVHYLEPRHKLFRDITIHGITGFSPLKDIRKPDAHFRTTEEMLEEFEYLGKDKAFEIVVKNTNDLADRFEEFELFPSKLFTPIIEGADEEIRNTCYETAKSIYGEELPEVVVARLEKELEPIIKYGFSANYLISEKLVKKSNQDGYLVGSRGSVGSSVVATFLGISEVNPLPAHYICKDPACKHSEWFLDGSVPSGFDLPGKACPECGNMMKGEGQDIPFETFLGFKGDKVPDIDLNFSGEYQPLAHNFTKEMFGEKNVFRAGTIGTVAEKTAFGFAKKYEEHNNKLWRGAELNRLASGCTGVKRSTGQHPGGIVVVPDYIEVEEITPVQFPADDVNAEWKTTHFDYHAFEANLLKLDILGHDDPTMMRMLQDLTGVDPTTIPMNDPKVMSMFNSTDALGVTPEQIRSPVATYGVPEMGTKFVRQMLIESQPSSFADLLQISGLSHGTGVWLGNAQELIKNGTCNIKTVIGCRDDIMLFLIYKAGMDAGLAFKITESVRKGKGLSQEWIDEMKRCKVPQWYIDSCLKIQYMFPKAHAAAYVISAVRTAYFKLYHPIEYYATYFSVRAEDFDIELCCQGYDAIGRRIIEIEQLGFQASTKEKSMLPILEMALEMSARGLKFKSIDLYRSDALRFIVDGDSLIPPFSALQGVGDNAARNIAAAKEFGEFLSIEDFQQKSKASKTAVELLTQMGCFRGLPESNQLSLF, encoded by the coding sequence ATGGACACAGCGGAAGAGAAGAGAAAACGGTTTGAACTGCTGATGAAGCAGGGAGAGGTCCCGGCAGGTTTGATAGAACCCTATTTTTTAGACGGTTTGATTGAGCAGGTGGAGATCAGCCGCACCAGCAAGGAATGGACGGTAACCATCTTGAAGGAGACCCTCGTACCGTCAGAGGTATATCGGACGTTTTGCTTAAGGATACAAGAGAAAATGAATCATATCGCCAAGGTCAAGTTTGTATTTCGGTATCAGGGGACGATCCGTGAAACGGACATCGTACAGGAGTACTGGAGCCTTTTCCTGGAATGGGTGCACCGGGAAATTCCATCAGTGAATGGATGGATGGCGAGAGCCAAGTATGAAGTGGAGGAAGGTTTGCTGCAGCTCACGATGTCGGATGGTATGTCTCTGGAGCTTGCACGAAAGAAGCAGATCGACGAAGCTATCACTCGGTTCTATAGTCAGTACTTTGCGCTTACTCTTCGGGTGAAATTGAGTGTTGGCGATAATGGGCTGGCTGCCTATGAGGAGTTCGAGCAGAAGAAGCGTGAAGAAGAACGTGAAGTTATCCAGCAGATTATGACAAGTCTGGAAGTTGAGAACGATTCAGATGAAGAAGAAGGCGATATCAAACTACAGGTGGGTTATGACATCAAGGATCAGCCTGTACCGATTCAGGAAATCCAGGACGAGGAAAAGAAAATTGCGATTCAGGGTACCATTTTCGGCCTTGACCGTAAGGAGCTCCGAAACGGCAGTACACTCTTTATGTTTAACCTTACTGATTTTTCGGATTCACTGCAGATGAAGATGTTTGCCAAAACCAAGGACGATCTGAAGGTGCTGAATCTCCTGGCGGATGGCAAGTGGGTGAAGGCGCGCGGCCGGGTTGAGTTTGACCGGTTTATGCAGATACCTGAACTTGTGATGATTCCGTCGGATCTTACAGAAGTAAAAGCTCCGCCGTCTCGCAAAGATAATGCGCCTGTGAAGCGTGTGGAATTTCACCTTCATACAACAATGAGCACGATGGATGCTGTAACTTCGATTGATAAATATATTAAAACGGCTGCCGACTGGGGTCATAAAGCGATTGCGGTCAGTGACCACGGCGGTATTCAGTGTTACCCGGATGCCGATAAGCATTCCAGAAAAAACGGCATCAAGATGATGTATGGTGTAGAGGCCAATGTTGTAAACGATGCGGTTAATGTGGTGGAGCAGGCACAGCCGATTGAGCTGAATAGTGCAACATACGTCGTATTCGATATCGAGACTACTGGTCTATCCATCACGCGGAACAATATTACAGAACTTGCAGCCGTGAAAATGCATGAAGGCAAGGAAATTGACAGATATGCAACATTTGTTAACCCTCATGAAAAAATTCCTTACCATATCCAGCAGTTGACCAATATTACGGATGAAATGGTAAAGGACGCTCCAGACTTGGAACCAGTCCTCAAAGATTTCGTGGAATTTGTCGGGGATGCGGTACTGGTTGCCCATAACGCCAGATTTGATATGGGCTTTATTCAAGCCTCATTAAAGATCGCGGGGATGCCTACGCTAGAGAATCCATATTTAGATACGCTCGAGCTGGCACGATTGCTTCATCCGGGGATGAAGAACCACCGTTTGAATACACTGGCTAATAAATACAAGGTATTGCTGGAAAGCCATCACCGGGCCATTGACGACACCATTGCACTTGCTGGCATCTTGAATGGGCTGCTGGCAGATGTGGATAAGATGAAGGGGATTACGATGCTGAATCGTCTTAATGACTATGTCGGTAACGACTTGTCTAACACGAGACCTTTTCACTGTGGAATATACGCATTGAACCCGGTAGGCAAGAAAAATTTGTACAAGCTGGTATCCATGTCACACACGGAACATTTCAAAAAAGTGCCTTGTATTCCGAAGTCCAAGCTGGAGTCGATGCGTGACGGGCTGCTAGTGCTGTCAGGATGTGAGAAGGGTGAGTTTTTCGAGACGGTTCTCAATAAGACGGAGGAAGAAGCGGAAGAAATCGCCCAATTCTATGACGTTCTTGAAGTGCAGCCGTTAACGATGTACATGCACCTTGTGGATAAAGGTTTTGTTGGAAGTCCTGATGAGCTGAAGACGGCCATTGGGCGAGTGATCCGTATCGGGGAGAAGCTGAACAAGCCTGTTATTGCAACAGGAAACGTTCATTACCTCGAGCCGCGTCATAAGCTATTCCGTGACATTACAATTCACGGTATTACGGGTTTTAGCCCACTGAAGGATATTCGAAAGCCGGATGCTCATTTCCGTACAACTGAAGAGATGCTGGAGGAATTTGAGTATTTAGGCAAGGATAAAGCATTCGAAATCGTTGTTAAGAATACGAATGATTTGGCAGATCGGTTTGAGGAATTCGAACTGTTCCCGTCGAAGCTGTTCACTCCAATTATTGAAGGTGCGGATGAGGAAATCCGCAACACATGTTATGAAACCGCAAAATCGATTTATGGAGAAGAGCTGCCGGAGGTTGTTGTAGCCCGTCTGGAGAAAGAACTGGAGCCAATCATCAAGTACGGTTTCTCTGCGAACTATCTCATTTCCGAGAAACTGGTTAAGAAATCGAATCAGGATGGATACCTTGTAGGCTCGCGGGGCTCTGTAGGCTCTTCTGTAGTAGCAACCTTCTTGGGCATCTCAGAGGTTAACCCGCTTCCGGCTCATTACATTTGTAAGGATCCGGCTTGCAAGCACAGCGAATGGTTCCTGGACGGCAGCGTGCCAAGCGGATTCGACTTGCCGGGCAAGGCTTGTCCGGAATGCGGAAACATGATGAAAGGCGAGGGACAGGATATACCGTTCGAAACATTCCTAGGTTTCAAAGGGGACAAGGTTCCTGATATTGACTTGAACTTCTCCGGTGAATATCAACCGCTTGCCCATAATTTCACCAAAGAGATGTTCGGCGAGAAGAACGTATTCCGTGCCGGTACCATCGGTACCGTGGCAGAGAAGACGGCATTTGGCTTCGCCAAGAAATATGAAGAGCACAATAACAAGCTCTGGCGGGGCGCAGAATTGAACCGGCTTGCGTCAGGCTGTACCGGCGTCAAGCGGAGCACAGGCCAGCATCCCGGCGGGATCGTAGTTGTCCCGGATTATATTGAGGTTGAAGAGATCACGCCTGTGCAATTTCCGGCCGACGATGTCAATGCGGAGTGGAAAACAACGCATTTCGATTATCATGCCTTTGAAGCGAATCTGCTCAAGCTTGATATTCTCGGGCATGATGATCCGACCATGATGCGTATGCTTCAGGATTTGACGGGAGTAGACCCTACAACAATCCCGATGAATGATCCGAAGGTCATGAGTATGTTTAACTCCACGGATGCACTCGGTGTTACGCCGGAGCAAATCCGCTCACCTGTTGCAACATACGGGGTTCCCGAGATGGGTACGAAATTTGTTAGACAGATGCTGATTGAATCCCAGCCGTCAAGTTTCGCTGACCTTTTGCAAATTTCAGGATTGTCTCACGGTACAGGCGTATGGCTAGGGAATGCTCAGGAGCTGATTAAGAACGGTACATGCAACATCAAAACAGTTATCGGCTGTCGCGATGACATTATGCTGTTTCTGATTTACAAAGCGGGTATGGACGCCGGATTAGCGTTTAAGATTACGGAAAGTGTTCGTAAAGGTAAGGGACTGTCACAGGAATGGATTGACGAGATGAAGAGATGTAAAGTACCTCAGTGGTATATCGACTCATGTCTGAAAATCCAGTACATGTTCCCGAAGGCGCACGCTGCTGCCTATGTTATTTCGGCTGTGCGTACCGCCTATTTCAAGCTCTACCATCCGATTGAATACTACGCCACTTATTTCTCTGTTCGTGCTGAGGACTTTGATATCGAGTTGTGTTGTCAAGGTTATGATGCGATAGGGCGCCGGATTATTGAGATCGAACAGTTAGGATTTCAGGCAAGTACCAAGGAGAAGAGCATGCTTCCAATTCTTGAAATGGCACTGGAAATGTCAGCTCGCGGCTTAAAGTTCAAGAGTATTGATCTTTATCGTTCCGATGCTCTCCGCTTCATCGTGGATGGGGATTCACTAATTCCGCCATTCTCTGCCTTACAGGGTGTCGGTGACAACGCAGCACGAAACATTGCGGCTGCAAAAGAGTTCGGAGAGTTTCTGTCCATTGAAGATTTTCAGCAGAAATCCAAAGCCAGTAAGACAGCGGTTGAGCTGCTTACCCAAATGGGCTGCTTCCGAGGATTGCCGGAGAGCAACCAGCTCTCATTGTTTTAA
- the proS gene encoding proline--tRNA ligase codes for MSKDKQFVTEITPQGEDFSRWYIDVIKKADLMDYSPVRGCIVFKPDGYEIWEHIKDELDRRFKETGHRNAYFPLFIPESFFQKEKEHVEGFNPELPWVTEAAGEKLEERLAIRPTSETMIGHMYSKWIQSYRDLPVLINQWANVVRWEKRTLPFLRTSEFLWQEGHTAHETEEEARQETMQMLEIYCDFVENYLAIPVIKGQKTPSEKFAGAVDTYSIEAMMKDGRAVQAGTSHFMGTNFSTAFEIQYLNRENTLEYAHTTSWGVSTRLIGSLIMVHGDDRGLVLPPKVAPTQVIMVPIGPPKTWEAVVARTDELFSELKSAGIRVRVDDNTDVRPGWKFNEYEMRGVPVRLEIGPRDMENGVCVLVSRITGEKKIVQQANLVEEVQAMLDQVHQEMYDRAKEFREDHFYSVDTLDEMKESMEEKRGFTLAGWCGSEACEDTVKQETGATSRNIPFEPSEQKKICLVCGEEANHTVLFARAY; via the coding sequence ATGTCTAAGGATAAACAATTCGTGACTGAAATTACGCCACAGGGAGAGGATTTCTCACGCTGGTATATTGATGTCATTAAAAAAGCGGACTTGATGGATTATTCACCGGTTCGGGGCTGTATCGTTTTCAAACCAGACGGCTATGAAATCTGGGAACATATCAAGGATGAATTGGATCGTCGGTTTAAAGAGACAGGACACCGCAATGCGTATTTCCCGCTCTTTATTCCGGAAAGTTTTTTCCAAAAGGAAAAAGAGCATGTGGAGGGCTTTAACCCGGAACTACCTTGGGTAACGGAAGCGGCTGGCGAGAAGCTTGAAGAGCGTCTTGCAATTCGTCCGACTTCTGAAACGATGATCGGACATATGTACTCCAAGTGGATTCAGTCTTACCGTGATCTTCCGGTGCTGATTAACCAGTGGGCCAACGTTGTACGCTGGGAGAAACGGACACTTCCATTTTTGCGGACGAGTGAGTTTTTATGGCAGGAAGGTCACACCGCTCATGAGACGGAAGAGGAAGCACGTCAAGAAACGATGCAAATGCTTGAGATTTACTGTGATTTTGTAGAGAACTACTTGGCAATTCCGGTTATTAAAGGCCAAAAGACACCTTCCGAGAAGTTTGCAGGTGCAGTGGATACTTATTCCATTGAAGCGATGATGAAAGATGGACGGGCTGTGCAGGCCGGTACATCTCACTTCATGGGAACCAACTTCTCCACAGCTTTTGAAATTCAATATTTGAATCGTGAAAATACGCTTGAGTATGCACACACCACCTCTTGGGGCGTAAGTACACGCTTGATCGGATCCTTGATCATGGTTCACGGGGATGATCGTGGATTGGTATTACCTCCGAAGGTTGCTCCAACACAAGTTATTATGGTTCCGATCGGACCTCCTAAGACTTGGGAAGCGGTTGTTGCACGTACGGACGAGCTGTTTAGCGAACTGAAATCAGCAGGAATTCGGGTTCGTGTAGATGATAATACTGATGTGCGTCCGGGGTGGAAGTTTAACGAGTACGAAATGCGCGGTGTTCCCGTCCGTCTGGAAATCGGACCTCGCGACATGGAGAACGGTGTATGTGTGCTCGTTTCCCGAATCACTGGAGAGAAGAAAATTGTACAACAAGCGAATCTGGTAGAGGAAGTTCAGGCGATGCTAGACCAAGTACATCAGGAGATGTATGACCGTGCCAAGGAATTCCGTGAAGATCATTTCTATTCTGTTGATACATTGGATGAAATGAAGGAAAGTATGGAAGAGAAGCGTGGCTTCACTTTGGCTGGATGGTGTGGTTCTGAGGCTTGTGAGGATACGGTAAAGCAGGAAACCGGTGCTACTAGCCGTAACATTCCGTTTGAACCGTCTGAACAGAAGAAGATCTGTCTCGTTTGTGGTGAAGAGGCAAATCATACCGTTCTGTTCGCAAGAGCTTACTAA
- the rimP gene encoding ribosome maturation factor RimP has product MSTPKIKTTVEEMVQPYLDEHGFELVDVEYVKEGSNWFLRVFVDKEGGIDIDDCGSVSEYLSQKLDENDPIPTAYFLEVSSPGAERPLKKKEDVVKSVGKDVFVTVYEAVDGMKEFEGKLESFDNEELVIKVGKKQHVIPYAKVASARLAIIF; this is encoded by the coding sequence TTGAGCACACCGAAGATTAAAACGACTGTGGAAGAAATGGTGCAGCCGTATTTGGATGAACACGGCTTTGAACTGGTAGATGTGGAGTATGTTAAAGAAGGCAGCAATTGGTTTCTACGGGTGTTTGTGGACAAAGAAGGCGGCATCGATATAGACGATTGCGGTTCGGTCAGCGAATACCTGAGCCAAAAGCTGGACGAGAATGATCCAATTCCAACCGCTTACTTTCTTGAAGTTTCTTCACCTGGTGCAGAACGCCCATTGAAGAAGAAAGAAGACGTCGTCAAATCAGTTGGTAAAGATGTCTTCGTTACGGTTTACGAGGCTGTGGATGGAATGAAGGAATTTGAAGGCAAGCTGGAATCCTTTGATAACGAGGAGCTTGTCATTAAAGTCGGAAAGAAACAGCACGTTATTCCATATGCAAAAGTTGCCAGTGCCAGATTGGCCATCATTTTTTAG
- the nusA gene encoding transcription termination factor NusA: MSMDFIEAMNELERDKGISKDVLFEAIEAALISSYKRNFNAAQNVRVDMNRNTGVIKVYARKLIVEEVLDSRTEISLPAARDINPHFQIDDIAEIEVTPRDFGRIAAQTAKQVVTQRIREAERGLIYSAFIDKEDDIVTGTLQRQDPRNIYIDLGKIEAVLPLTELMPNEKFKHGDRIKAYITKVENTTKGPQIMLSRTHPGLLKRLFELEVPEIFDGVVEIRSVAREAGFRSKIAVYSRNEEVDPVGSCVGPKGMRVQTIVNELRGEKIDIVRYSEQVEEYVANALSPSKVLEVQVYEDEKMARVIVPDYQLSLAIGIKGQNARLAAKLTGWKIDIKSESQAEQEYGRPKTHSGEMHQDSVSVD, from the coding sequence ATGAGTATGGATTTTATTGAAGCAATGAATGAATTGGAGAGAGACAAGGGGATTAGCAAGGATGTGCTGTTTGAAGCGATTGAGGCGGCACTTATTTCCAGCTATAAACGCAATTTCAACGCCGCGCAAAATGTGCGAGTGGATATGAACCGCAATACCGGAGTTATTAAGGTATATGCCCGCAAATTGATCGTGGAAGAGGTTCTGGATTCTCGCACAGAAATTTCGCTGCCTGCAGCACGTGACATTAACCCGCATTTTCAAATCGACGATATCGCCGAGATTGAAGTAACCCCGCGAGATTTTGGACGTATTGCAGCACAAACTGCCAAGCAGGTCGTTACACAACGCATTCGTGAAGCGGAACGTGGGCTGATCTACAGCGCCTTTATCGATAAGGAAGATGATATCGTAACAGGTACGCTGCAGCGTCAAGATCCGCGCAACATCTACATTGACCTGGGTAAGATTGAAGCGGTTCTACCGCTCACCGAGCTTATGCCTAACGAAAAGTTCAAGCACGGCGACCGGATCAAGGCGTACATTACTAAGGTTGAGAACACGACAAAGGGACCTCAGATTATGCTGTCCCGTACGCATCCGGGTCTCTTGAAGCGTCTGTTTGAGCTTGAGGTTCCTGAAATTTTTGACGGTGTAGTTGAAATTCGTTCCGTAGCTCGTGAAGCTGGGTTCCGTTCCAAAATCGCCGTGTACTCCCGCAACGAGGAGGTCGATCCTGTCGGCTCTTGTGTAGGGCCAAAAGGTATGCGTGTGCAGACGATCGTCAATGAGCTTCGTGGTGAAAAAATCGACATCGTGCGGTATTCGGAGCAGGTTGAGGAGTATGTTGCTAATGCTTTGAGTCCTTCCAAAGTATTGGAAGTTCAGGTTTACGAGGACGAGAAGATGGCTCGCGTTATCGTTCCTGACTATCAACTGTCTCTGGCCATCGGAATTAAAGGTCAGAACGCCCGACTTGCGGCTAAACTGACAGGCTGGAAAATCGATATTAAGAGCGAGAGCCAGGCGGAACAGGAATACGGCAGACCAAAAACCCATTCGGGTGAAATGCATCAGGATTCCGTCTCCGTCGATTAA